From Scatophagus argus isolate fScaArg1 chromosome 2, fScaArg1.pri, whole genome shotgun sequence:
ATTAATAACCGGATTTCTCTTAAATGAGGAAGAGCAAAGAAGTAGCTGCCCATGGCCTGCCGATGCAGTCACTAATGACAAATGCAATGATTTTTGTGAGCTAGCTTGCTACACGCTAGCCATTGCCCCTTTTAAACGCTGCCGTGCAGTAGAGGAGCAGCTAGAGAGGTCTGTCTGCCCGCCATTAGCCAACCCAACAGCAACGGAAAGGATTGCGAATACACCCTTAGtaaagactttctttttttcgtAAAACCAGCTTTCATTGGGGAAGTGGAATATTCTTTGTCGTCGAGCGAACGACCGATATTGCCAGTCTGTTAAAGGGTACTGCATCGTTTTCAGGGCGAAGTGGCGAAGGAAATATATTGAGAGCGGAAATTTagtaaaaacaaagatggagaCAGTTCCTTTCTCCCAGAGCTTCAAAGACGACAGAATGACAACATGGCGATTCCTGCGATACAGTATGCAGTTCTCTGAACACTTCAATGGCAAAAACGTGCTGTTTAGACAGAGTAATTATCGTTACTTACACATTATCTGAGTTAATTTTCGAtgttaaatcagttttatttcatgcatGAGTCGAGAGGAAACGCCGACGGTCGAGTTTTTGGCTGCCCACGCATCAAGCGCGGTGCACCGGATCTCCGTATCATTCAAGCAGGCTGACGCGGTTAATGAAGCCGGTGGCCATAAAATCCATCAGTTTGATTGAAAACAACGTCAAGCTTAGCCTtaatgaaaaatactgaaagaaagaatagttgtgtcttgtgtttcaaGTTTCCACctgggtggattttgttgtctttgagcATTGTAGCGAAGGGGGTAATATGGCGGGAACAAAAATACTAAGTTATGTGGCTGGTGTCTGAATGATTCGGACTCGGTATCATCTGATCTAGACTTCATTAGGTTAAAGAAATATGCAATGTTTAGACGAGTAGCTGGCGATATGAAAGGACAACGTTGCTGCTCTACGACTGTGCGAGCTATTTTAGGGAATTAACTGCTGCACACTCCCTTTAAAACTTATAAATCGCACCATCTTCAACATGGCAAATTTCGATTACAGCAGCGGCTGTCTGTTTGTTGCAGTCTGTGTAAATATCAACTGGCTTTGACTAGAGCAACAGCGGTTTAACGTTAAATGGTCAAGGTATGGATGACTCGTGAATCAAgtgactgttttttgttgtcgCTGCTGAATCTGGCCATTTGATATTAACGTTAACGTACACTACACAAATTTCAAGACGTAACTCGTGATCGGCGATGGCTCGATTAACTACATGTTACCAAAACTCAATATTTGCACGATCGCCTGGGAGTTGTAAAAGAgaatttgtaataaaaaaagCGCCCCGTTTTAGCAGTTACGCTAGCAGCAAACATGGCTTCCAAGGTCTGTATAAAATATACCACTTTGTGAAAGCCAAACGCAGCGCATGGAGAAAATTTCCCAATATATCAGCGTAAAAAGAAGTTTACTAATTGTGCTACAACGGTGGAGTCGAGCTGAATCGTGTGTGCACCACTGACCAAGGAGGCTGCGAAACGGTTAAAGCACTGCAATAATGCCAGCAAGCTGAGGAATCGCCGTTTCAAAGTAACGATTGAATATAGCTTTTCTCGTCTCGTTGCCCCCATACGCCCAATCCAGGACAGTATAAAAGATTAAGCTTGTTGTGCGAGTGTTTTCCGCCCTATTATAAACGAGAAACATAATCTAAAGCCCATGTGGTCACCATTACGTTAGCCACACAGGTCACTCGCAAAGCAAAAAAGTAGCAAGCTGGCTAGCAAGGCTAGCCAGAAAACTAAGGGTTGGTTTTAAAAAGCACGACTCACATCAGACGGTGTCCTGTTTCTTAGCTCCAAGTGGATCCTCTTTTTCATGTCCATCTTGCCCTATGAAAGTAAAACTTTTCTCTCTTGGGTTTTGGTGGGATCTTCAGTCCAAAGGCAGAGATGCCCTAATGGAGGGAGAATATGGACTGTATAATGAACTGAGCCAAACGCTAAGTTAGTCGGAGAGAGGAGAAACCATGGAGGGAAACGGgactgaaacaaaatatatgCTCAACAGCGCCATCTACGTCCAGAGCCGCCCATCGCCTCCACAAAGGCATTGCAGTCACAGAACATGACGCTGCCCCGAGACAGTGCTATGGTGCAATTTATTTCTGCAAGGAAAGTACAGTGTTATGTTTAGTGAAGACAAGAGCCTTTTGTCTGAAACGCCGCTGCTGTAAAATGAAGGAACGCAGAATACATGTGTCCGGTTGAACCGATAGCCTATAGCGTTCAAGCAATTAGCCGTCGATAAAGTAGGTCATATGGTGAACTTAGTTTACCTGCTAAACTTAATGAAGTTTCATAGCGTAAACGTGCCCACCTTCGATACATCTAACATTATATTGTGTCATATTTAAAGTGTTAGTATGGAAATATctcataataacaataaatcatgttttgAATGTCACTTAAACctgttgcccccccccccccaaaaaaaagcataaacacCTCCTTTGTACGTTTAACTGTAGCCCAGTTACTAATGAATTTGTAATTCTTGTGACTATTTTGATCAATAAACTGCATTGGAGATAAGCTGTGTTGTACTTTTTGTTCATAAGTGCAAGATTTTTTTAACGTCTTTGGGCACATTGCAAGAGAGGAGGCGTGCGCTCGGTTTGCAGTAAAGAGAGCATTGTATATGCATGTGGAGAGCAGGGCACCCCCTCTAACCCCACCCCCCTGTACTTCCTGAGATGCCAGAGACCTCAAATACAAGTCTACCGAGTATGAATTGCAGGTTTTTATGGATCAAAACATAAATCAGTTACTTAGAATTTTTGTTAAACTGTGTTTTGACTTGTGGGATTACTTTAATATGGGGAAATGTTGATACAAATGAGCATTAGATCCATGCTGTTATGCCTTATAGCCGCTGTTCAGGGCAGGCTATCCAAATAGCCAATCTTATATGTAGGCTATACAAGATAAATGCATATGAAGTGTTATTAAACTGGAGTTTGGTAGTTGAGAAAGCACACCAGAAGATGGCAGTGTAATGTCTGCTTTGACATTGCTCAAACTTGAGTTTCATTGTGCAACAGTaggagtgagtgagtgacagCCTTTTCTGCTTCTGCCTTTGACAGTAAAGCTGATAATATTCGGTCCCTTCTGTTGTCTGACTTTTACCGGCTGAAGAGTTAACTCTGTGCAGCTCGTGCTCTTTTGATCAGCAGTTCAAGGTAGTTTAAGTGTGACTATGCATATGTGTCGCTTTTAGTTTAACCCTAACATTGGGACAATTTGTCAGTCCTAGTGTATAATACCAGGTTATATTGCTAAGTATTGTTTGGGCTTGCAAGATGATGTTTTTGAATTGACAGaacatattatattatacatatagAGCATATTTTCCACAGCAGCTCGCTTGCACCCATAAATTCGTCCATATGTACAACATGAATCGGACAGTGATTTAGACTTAGACTACCGTTCTCCTTTTATAAActtagagagtgtgtgtgaattgcTTGAAGCTCCTTCAGTGTAGACCTGAATGAATTTAAACAAGGGACTCTCAATTATTCCCCTGCAACTCTGGAGGCAATTGGCAGTTGAGTGTTATTTACTCTGCTGGACAGCTTCTTTCTCTGAgtgtctcaaacacacacatcagggcTCAATGTGCTGTGAGAAGATTGAGAACACGCCCCAACTGAGCAGCTGTCCATCTGTGAGATAAGATGGGTATGCCGCTACTCCAGTTGAAGACAGGATTTCTTACTTCATTTACTGACTTTTCAACATGGTCTACCAGTACAGTACTAACAGCGCTTTGGAATATTGGCTTATTTATGTCATATTCAGAACTTCATTTaacttttatgtgttttgtgaCCTTCGTTCATATAAAgaaattttatatattttcgATAATTGTCTAAATTCAGTTAAGTATACCTTTGCCATTGCTGAGCAGCAGCAATATTTTAGCTTCATCATCTTAGCTTTATCAGCTACTTgtataaacacatacatgcataacAGAagaatctgttttattttctaaactgTTCACTCTaattaaaacagcatttcacGCAAGTGATTTTTGCTTTTGGGTCTAATAAGTCTTCTTCTATATGTATTTCACCCTTTagcacatatactgtacatattttatCCCTATCACACACTGCCCACACACAACTTGCtccagttattttttttttctttctctgtcagtgctgtgccAACTCCTCCAGCTTTACAAATATGATAAGACCAAAGCTGCAAGAACTCTCCCAGCGCTATGGTAATGGTTAACCAGATAATTCACTTAGGGGTGGGAATAGAAAACAGTCAGACGTtattctgtcttgttttctatGCTTGCCCGCCATCAATGAGTAGATTTCATTCATAGCAGCACTCAGAATGGAGGATACGTCGCAACAAGAGAAACAATCGGAAAGTAAAACTCCAAATGAGGACCAAGgttaatttttaatattttttctcatcttttgaAATTAAGCATTTCAGTGGTTCCACACCAGAAAGTTGAGTGAGTTAGTTACTTGTTTGCATATAAGATCCAATGTGGTGCTTTATAGGGTCAGCTCTGACACAAGTATTTTAATCAATATCAAAGCAAATAAGAAAGAAGTTTAATCTGTTTTTGTAATTGTATTTTAATCCTTAGAGTGTTTCTTTTGAGGACTTGCCAGGGTGTAGCTGGAAGAAAACAAGTTTGTCTATAAACCAGATCTTTATATGCCATCAGTCGCTCACATTTGCCTGTCGtgtaagaaaaaacaaaaaaaaaaacccagctttttatttttatttatgatttttggTACTGTCCCTGCTAGAATGGTTTCTCTGACTGGGTTCCTGCTTTATAGGGGGGATCCGTCGACGGCTGAGGGACAGAGATCTTCTCAGGAAGAGAAAGgctgaagcagaagaaaaggcAACTAACCAGTGGGTTTTTGGGTAAATTTATAGAAAAGCATAGTGAACGTTAGTCCAGTGACATACATTTACGactgtgttcactgtgtcaTCAAAGTTCAGTAGTGATGACAAATTATCCAAATTCAAGTggttatgtgtatgtgttatctGTAGAGAGCAACGGCAGAATTAAAAGCTTCAGTAAGGAAGATTTAGTAAGGCTTTATTAACAAATTTTGCATTATAAAACACTGTGCTTAACAATGTGAAAACATTATCAGTTGCTTATCACTCCTGTGTTTTATATTGAATGTGGAGCAAGAGGAAACCAAAGGTTGCTCTGGTGTGTCTATTGACGCAGATACAGGTCAAGGACTTTGTACTATTAGCTTTGCAAAAGTCTCACATAGAGCTAACATCAATGTCCAGTGCTGTTGAGGTTGATTTCGATTGTTGTACTCATTCAGGTTGGAGAGCCAGAGGAAAAGACCAAGAGCTGAGGACAGGAGTGGTGCAAAGAAGAAAGGGAGGCCCAGGAAAACTGAACCCGTGCCAGAGATATCTGTCATTCAGGAAGAGGTAGCAGTACCTCAGGATGCTCCTGCCGTAGTGGTGGTGTCTGAACCCGCTGAGGTCGTCCTTGATCAAGCATCAGGCTCTCAGACTTCCTTACCTGTTGTGGGATCGCAACCAGCACCTGTCCTCGCTGCCCCAGCTCCTCTGCCTGTGTTTGGATCTGTTCAAAGCTTTGCTCCTACTGTGACTCCTCCAGCTTCAGTTACACTGACTCCAGCCCTCTTTTCACCTTCAGTTTCTTCTCCAGCTCTGGTCAAAGATCTAGATACAGCTCCAATCCCCGCCCAAGATTTGGCTCCAGCTCCAGATCCTGTTCCAGTCCCCACCCTGACCCAAGGCCTTGttccagctgcagctcctgctcctcctgtggCTCCTAGCCAGGTGGGGACCCTCTATGTAGAGTCACAAGGCAGAGATGCCCTTAACCAGGTCACGATTGAGGACTTGGGTccagatgaggaggaagacatctctctctctcaagacAAAAGAGATGATGAAGGTAATATAGAGGGAATTTAGACTGCcagaaggttttttttatataaaaacatgaaatattgcCTGTTTGAATGTAATAAAATGaacagtgtgctgtgtgtgtgtgtcttttttagATTTGAATGGTGTACCGTTGATCAGTGCACCCgaacaaaacaaattgttcTCAGTACCCACCTTGTCCTCGCCGCCTCCTCCACAAGAATATCTCCCAGGAAATTCTTTCTAATTCTCCTAAACACACAGTTGACGTACTGCCTCAGTTCCTACACAAGGAAACCAGCCTACATCCTTATTCAGTCTCAGTTTGTGAATATTATTCTGGCTGGTGTGCAGCCTGTTGGTTGACGAGAACAATTACACTGAGCATATGCTTTGCTTATTTGACAAATGTATGAATTAAAACCAAACCTATATGCTTATTTATTGTGGTTTGCGCTTCACAGCAAAGCTCATGAattctattttgtattttgcatttagTAAACAGCAAAATTTTCCTGCTTATTTAAAGAGTAAATGGTATTAATCAGTAGTAATTATATATTTGTAATTGTGGATTTATTTGATCGAATTTTGTAAAAGTCGTTTTCCACTTAATAAAATACACTGCTCACAATCATCTGACTGTGTTCATTATTGTCTGTGTCATCCACAGACACATAATATCTAACTGTGACGAATATATGATCAGTaatcaaataaacattttgtttaaattaattgatagatttttttatttctgttttctacaTAACAAAATTTGCTAAGACTACAGACTGTACTGGTGTTCCTGTTCAGGGTCTAATagtttttgattatttttttttctgttttaggattg
This genomic window contains:
- the hemgn gene encoding skin secretory protein xP2 isoform X1; amino-acid sequence: MEDTSQQEKQSESKTPNEDQGGIRRRLRDRDLLRKRKAEAEEKATNQWVFGLESQRKRPRAEDRSGAKKKGRPRKTEPVPEISVIQEEVAVPQDAPAVVVVSEPAEVVLDQASGSQTSLPVVGSQPAPVLAAPAPLPVFGSVQSFAPTVTPPASVTLTPALFSPSVSSPALVKDLDTAPIPAQDLAPAPDPVPVPTLTQGLVPAAAPAPPVAPSQVGTLYVESQGRDALNQVTIEDLGPDEEEDISLSQDKRDDEDLNGVPLISAPEQNKLFSVPTLSSPPPPQEYLPGNSF
- the hemgn gene encoding skin secretory protein xP2 isoform X2, whose product is MEDTSQQEKQSESKTPNEDQGGIRRRLRDRDLLRKRKAEAEEKATNQLESQRKRPRAEDRSGAKKKGRPRKTEPVPEISVIQEEVAVPQDAPAVVVVSEPAEVVLDQASGSQTSLPVVGSQPAPVLAAPAPLPVFGSVQSFAPTVTPPASVTLTPALFSPSVSSPALVKDLDTAPIPAQDLAPAPDPVPVPTLTQGLVPAAAPAPPVAPSQVGTLYVESQGRDALNQVTIEDLGPDEEEDISLSQDKRDDEDLNGVPLISAPEQNKLFSVPTLSSPPPPQEYLPGNSF